In one window of Romboutsia hominis DNA:
- the rplX gene encoding 50S ribosomal protein L24 produces the protein MRVKKGDTVVVIAGKDKGKKGTVTKVFPKANRVLVEGVNVITKHQKPTAINPQGGIVNKEASIHISNVMPVDPETGKGTRVRFEMKDGKKVRVSVKSGKEI, from the coding sequence ATGCGTGTTAAAAAAGGTGACACTGTTGTAGTTATAGCAGGTAAAGATAAGGGTAAAAAAGGTACAGTTACTAAAGTATTCCCTAAGGCTAACAGAGTATTAGTTGAAGGTGTAAACGTAATAACTAAGCACCAAAAACCAACTGCTATAAACCCACAAGGTGGAATAGTAAACAAAGAAGCTTCAATACACATATCTAACGTAATGCCAGTAGATCCTGAAACAGGAAAAGGTACAAGAGTTAGATTTGAAATGAAGGATGGAAAAAAAGTAAGAGTATCAGTAAAGAGCGGAAAAGAAATATAA
- the rplE gene encoding 50S ribosomal protein L5: MASRLQEKYMKEVAPALMEKFGYKNVMEIPKLEKIVINMGIGDARENPKGLEKAVEEMEMISGQKPVITRARKSVANFKLREGMPIGAKVTLRADKMYYFMDKLVSVSLPRVRDFRGVNANAFDGRGNYALGVKEQLIFPEIEYDKVDKVRGMDIIFVTTAKTDEEARELLKLLGMPFSK, translated from the coding sequence ATGGCTTCTAGATTACAAGAAAAATACATGAAAGAAGTTGCTCCTGCTTTAATGGAGAAATTCGGATATAAGAATGTTATGGAAATACCTAAGTTAGAGAAAATAGTTATCAACATGGGTATAGGAGATGCTAGAGAAAATCCAAAAGGATTAGAAAAAGCAGTAGAAGAAATGGAAATGATATCTGGTCAAAAGCCAGTTATAACTAGAGCAAGAAAATCTGTTGCGAACTTCAAATTAAGAGAAGGTATGCCAATAGGTGCAAAAGTTACATTAAGAGCTGACAAAATGTACTACTTCATGGACAAGTTAGTATCTGTATCTTTACCAAGAGTTAGAGACTTCAGAGGAGTTAACGCTAACGCATTCGATGGTAGAGGTAACTACGCTTTAGGTGTTAAAGAACAATTAATATTCCCTGAAATAGAATACGATAAGGTAGACAAAGTAAGAGGAATGGATATAATATTTGTTACTACTGCGAAAACTGACGAAGAAGCACGTGAATTATTAAAATTATTAGGAATGCCATTTTCTAAGTAA
- a CDS encoding type Z 30S ribosomal protein S14, which yields MARKAMVVKQQRKQKYATREYTRCTICGRPHSVLRKFGICRICFRELAYKGQIPGVRKASW from the coding sequence GTGGCTAGAAAAGCGATGGTTGTAAAACAACAAAGAAAACAAAAGTACGCTACTAGAGAATACACTAGATGTACTATATGCGGTAGACCACATTCAGTACTTAGAAAGTTCGGAATATGCCGTATATGCTTTAGAGAATTAGCTTACAAGGGTCAAATACCTGGTGTTAGAAAAGCAAGTTGGTAA
- the rpsH gene encoding 30S ribosomal protein S8 — protein sequence MTMTDPIADMLTRIRNANVVKHETVDVPASNIKKELARILLEEGFVRGYDVIEDGKQGIIRIQLKYGQTGERVISGLKRISKPGMRVYASKHEIPRVLNGLGISVISTSKGILTDKQARKENVGGEVICYVW from the coding sequence ATGACAATGACAGATCCAATAGCAGATATGCTTACTCGTATAAGAAATGCTAACGTAGTTAAACATGAGACTGTTGATGTTCCAGCTTCTAATATAAAGAAAGAATTAGCTAGAATACTATTAGAAGAAGGATTCGTTAGAGGATACGATGTAATAGAAGATGGAAAGCAAGGAATAATAAGAATACAATTAAAGTACGGACAAACAGGAGAAAGAGTTATATCAGGATTAAAGAGAATATCTAAGCCTGGTATGAGAGTTTACGCTTCTAAGCACGAAATACCAAGAGTATTAAACGGTTTAGGAATATCAGTAATATCTACTTCTAAAGGAATATTAACTGATAAGCAAGCTAGAAAAGAAAATGTTGGTGGAGAAGTAATCTGCTACGTTTGGTAA
- the rplF gene encoding 50S ribosomal protein L6 codes for MSRIGVKPITVPAGVEVTIAEGNLVTVKGPKGTLSKQFDAALTIKQEENTITVERPTNNKQHRALHGLTRTLIDNMVVGVTNGFEKKLELVGVGYRAQKQGKKLVMSLGFSHPVEMEDPEGITVEVPNQTELTVKGIDKQLVGNYAAKIRDWRKPEPYKGKGIRYAGEVVRRKEGKTGKK; via the coding sequence ATGTCAAGAATAGGTGTTAAACCAATAACTGTACCAGCAGGTGTTGAAGTTACTATAGCTGAAGGAAACTTAGTTACTGTAAAAGGACCAAAAGGTACATTAAGCAAGCAATTTGATGCTGCTTTAACTATAAAGCAAGAGGAAAATACTATAACTGTTGAAAGACCAACTAACAACAAGCAACACAGAGCACTACACGGGTTAACTAGAACTTTAATAGATAACATGGTAGTAGGTGTTACTAACGGTTTCGAAAAGAAATTAGAATTAGTAGGTGTTGGATACAGAGCTCAAAAGCAAGGAAAGAAATTAGTTATGAGTTTAGGATTCTCTCATCCGGTAGAAATGGAAGATCCAGAAGGAATAACAGTTGAAGTTCCAAACCAAACTGAGTTAACAGTTAAAGGTATAGATAAGCAATTAGTAGGAAACTACGCTGCTAAGATAAGAGACTGGAGAAAGCCAGAGCCATACAAAGGTAAAGGTATAAGATACGCTGGTGAAGTAGTAAGACGTAAAGAAGGTAAAACTGGTAAGAAGTAA
- the rplR gene encoding 50S ribosomal protein L18: MIKKADKNANRLQRHKRVRRKITGTTQRPRLCVFRSSNNIYAQIIDDTNRVTLVSASSLDADVKGAVSHTGNKEAAKMVGELVAKKAVEKGITEVVFDRGGYLYHGRVQVLAEAAREAGLKF, encoded by the coding sequence GTGATAAAGAAAGCTGATAAAAATGCAAACAGACTTCAAAGACATAAGAGAGTTCGTAGAAAAATAACTGGAACTACTCAAAGACCAAGATTATGTGTATTCAGAAGTTCTAATAACATATACGCTCAAATAATAGATGATACAAACAGAGTTACTTTAGTATCTGCATCTTCATTAGACGCAGACGTTAAAGGAGCTGTTAGTCATACAGGAAATAAAGAAGCAGCTAAAATGGTCGGAGAATTAGTGGCTAAGAAAGCTGTAGAAAAAGGAATCACTGAAGTTGTATTCGACAGAGGTGGATACTTATATCACGGAAGAGTTCAAGTATTAGCAGAAGCTGCTAGAGAAGCTGGACTTAAGTTCTAA
- the rpsE gene encoding 30S ribosomal protein S5 has product MRRKIIDARQLDLKEKVVEVRRVTKVVKGGRNFRFAALVVVGDENGHVGIGTGKAMEVPDAIKKAVEDAKKNLINVPIVGTTIPHEVHGHFGAGKILVMPAKQGTGVIAGGPARAVLELAGLTDVRAKSLGTNNPRNMVNATIEGLKSLKRAEDIAKLRGKKVEDLLG; this is encoded by the coding sequence ATGCGTCGTAAGATTATAGATGCCAGACAACTTGACTTAAAAGAAAAAGTTGTTGAAGTTAGACGTGTTACTAAAGTTGTAAAAGGTGGTAGAAACTTCAGATTTGCAGCGTTAGTAGTAGTTGGAGATGAAAACGGACACGTTGGTATAGGTACTGGTAAAGCGATGGAAGTACCAGATGCTATAAAGAAAGCAGTAGAAGATGCTAAGAAGAATCTTATAAATGTACCTATAGTTGGTACAACTATACCTCACGAAGTTCACGGACACTTCGGTGCTGGTAAAATATTAGTAATGCCTGCTAAGCAAGGTACAGGAGTTATAGCTGGGGGACCTGCTAGAGCCGTACTTGAGTTAGCTGGTTTAACAGATGTTAGAGCTAAATCTTTAGGAACTAACAACCCAAGAAACATGGTAAATGCTACAATAGAAGGACTTAAATCTCTTAAGAGAGCTGAAGATATAGCTAAATTAAGAGGTAAAAAAGTTGAGGACCTTCTAGGGTAA
- the rpmD gene encoding 50S ribosomal protein L30, with product MAKLQIKLVRSIIGTTPNQKKNVEALGLRKREQVVVKEDNAQIRGMIAKVSHLVEVTEIAE from the coding sequence ATGGCTAAATTACAAATAAAATTAGTTAGAAGTATAATAGGAACTACTCCTAACCAAAAGAAAAACGTAGAAGCGTTAGGATTAAGAAAAAGAGAACAAGTAGTTGTTAAAGAAGATAATGCCCAAATAAGAGGGATGATAGCTAAGGTTAGTCACTTAGTAGAAGTAACTGAAATAGCTGAGTAA
- the rplO gene encoding 50S ribosomal protein L15: MKLHELKPAEGAVRAKKRLGRGTATGQGKTAGRGQKGQWSRSGGGVRVGFEGGQMPLARRLPKRGFNNIFKKVYTEVNVAALNRFENGTEITAEVLKAARVISKIEKDGIKILGEGNLEKALTVKAAKFTASAQEKIEKAGGKAELV; the protein is encoded by the coding sequence ATGAAGTTACATGAGTTAAAACCTGCTGAAGGTGCAGTAAGAGCTAAGAAAAGATTAGGTAGAGGTACTGCTACTGGACAAGGTAAGACTGCAGGACGTGGACAAAAAGGACAATGGTCTCGTTCAGGTGGTGGAGTTAGAGTTGGATTCGAAGGTGGACAAATGCCACTTGCTAGAAGACTTCCTAAGAGAGGATTCAACAACATATTCAAGAAAGTTTATACAGAAGTTAATGTAGCTGCTTTAAACAGATTCGAAAACGGAACTGAAATAACTGCTGAAGTTTTAAAGGCTGCTAGAGTTATAAGCAAAATAGAAAAAGACGGCATAAAGATCTTAGGTGAAGGAAACTTAGAAAAGGCGTTAACAGTTAAGGCTGCTAAGTTTACTGCTTCAGCTCAAGAAAAAATAGAAAAAGCTGGAGGAAAGGCAGAATTAGTTTAA
- the secY gene encoding preprotein translocase subunit SecY: protein MLSNLKQAWKLKDVRRKILYTLMMIVVFRIGAAIPVPGVDTSIIKGMVDSNGLLSLYNLFTGGAFSNFTLFALGVGPYITASIIIQLLTVGFESLEELQKSGEEGKKKINKYTKYIALALAFVQAIAITLGIVRGALKSDNAFFIITVILTLVSASMLLMWIGDKITEKGLGNGSSIIIFIGIISRIPVDVISTVNLVKSGKIAIWAVALLAVVILLTITAVTYIQEATRKIPVQYAKRVVGRKMYGGQSSHIPMKVNQSGVIPVIFASSLLAFPQTLAMFMGADAQAFVQTYLNPVQSPGVWIYRALEVLLIVFFSYFYTTVSFNTEDIANNMKNNGGFIPGIRPGQPTIDYLNRILSRLTLAGALFLACIVMVSAIIMFFMKLQITLVGTSLLIVVGVALELKRQLESNLVMRTYQGFLK, encoded by the coding sequence GTGCTGTCAAACTTAAAACAAGCTTGGAAGCTTAAAGATGTAAGAAGAAAAATATTATATACTTTGATGATGATTGTAGTATTTAGGATAGGTGCAGCTATACCTGTTCCTGGAGTTGATACAAGTATTATAAAGGGAATGGTTGACTCAAATGGTCTTCTTTCCCTATATAATCTGTTCACTGGAGGTGCATTTAGTAACTTTACACTATTTGCATTAGGTGTAGGACCATATATCACAGCATCTATCATAATACAACTTCTAACTGTAGGTTTTGAAAGTTTGGAAGAACTTCAAAAGTCTGGTGAAGAAGGAAAGAAAAAGATTAATAAATATACTAAGTACATTGCATTAGCATTAGCTTTTGTTCAAGCTATAGCGATAACGCTAGGTATTGTAAGAGGAGCTTTAAAAAGTGATAATGCATTCTTTATTATAACAGTTATATTGACATTAGTATCAGCAAGTATGCTTCTAATGTGGATAGGGGACAAAATTACTGAAAAAGGATTAGGTAATGGAAGTTCTATTATAATATTTATAGGTATTATCTCAAGAATACCAGTAGATGTTATATCAACTGTAAACTTAGTAAAAAGTGGCAAAATAGCTATATGGGCAGTAGCTCTGTTAGCAGTAGTAATACTTTTAACAATAACTGCAGTCACATATATACAAGAAGCCACAAGAAAAATCCCAGTACAATATGCAAAAAGAGTTGTTGGAAGAAAGATGTATGGAGGACAAAGTTCTCATATACCTATGAAAGTTAATCAATCGGGAGTTATACCAGTAATTTTCGCTAGTTCACTTTTAGCATTCCCTCAAACTTTAGCAATGTTTATGGGTGCAGATGCTCAAGCTTTTGTGCAAACATATTTAAATCCAGTACAATCTCCAGGAGTTTGGATTTATAGAGCGCTTGAAGTTCTGCTGATAGTATTCTTCTCTTATTTCTATACTACTGTATCATTTAATACAGAAGATATAGCAAATAATATGAAAAATAACGGTGGGTTTATACCAGGTATTAGACCAGGACAACCTACAATAGATTATTTAAATAGAATATTATCAAGACTTACTCTAGCTGGAGCTTTATTCTTAGCTTGTATCGTTATGGTATCTGCTATAATAATGTTCTTTATGAAACTTCAAATAACACTAGTAGGTACATCTTTACTAATAGTTGTTGGTGTTGCATTAGAACTTAAGAGACAGTTAGAATCAAATCTGGTTATGAGAACATACCAAGGTTTCTTAAAATAA
- a CDS encoding adenylate kinase produces MRIILLGPPGAGKGTQAAGIVEKYNIPHISTGDIFRKNIKEGTELGKKAKEYIDQGLLVPDELTVGLVTDRVSQDDCKNGFMLDGFPRNVAQAQHLDTFLNKTNIALDKVVNIEVDKEILVGRAVGRRICKSCGATYHVKFNPPKVEGVCDVCQGELYQRADDTEETVSKRIQVYLDETRPLVDYYSKQGIIANIDGQQSIDKVFEDIVNALGSEK; encoded by the coding sequence ATGAGAATAATATTACTTGGACCTCCTGGTGCTGGTAAAGGTACTCAGGCAGCAGGTATTGTTGAAAAATACAATATACCTCATATATCAACAGGTGATATATTCAGAAAGAACATAAAAGAAGGAACAGAGCTTGGAAAGAAAGCTAAAGAATATATAGATCAAGGATTATTAGTTCCAGATGAGTTAACTGTAGGTTTAGTTACAGACAGAGTATCTCAAGATGACTGTAAGAATGGATTTATGTTAGATGGATTCCCAAGAAATGTTGCTCAAGCTCAACATTTAGATACGTTCTTAAATAAAACTAATATAGCTTTAGACAAGGTAGTTAATATCGAAGTTGATAAGGAAATATTAGTTGGTAGAGCTGTAGGAAGAAGAATATGTAAATCTTGCGGTGCTACGTATCATGTTAAGTTTAATCCTCCTAAAGTTGAAGGAGTATGTGATGTATGCCAAGGTGAATTATACCAAAGAGCAGATGACACAGAAGAAACTGTATCAAAGAGAATACAAGTTTACTTAGATGAAACTAGACCATTAGTTGACTATTATAGCAAACAAGGTATAATAGCTAACATAGATGGGCAACAATCTATAGATAAGGTATTTGAAGATATAGTAAACGCTTTAGGAAGTGAAAAATAA
- the map gene encoding type I methionyl aminopeptidase, whose amino-acid sequence MITLKSKKEIELMREAGKIVAETHEILKSAVIPGISTLELDKIAEENIRKYNAIPSFKGYGGFPGSICASINEEVVHGIPNANRILKEGDIISLDVGAYYKGYHSDSAKTHGVGIISEEDRKLIEVTKESFYEGLKFAKLGYRLSDISHAVQAHVEKHGFSVVRDLVGHGVGTELHEDPQIPNYGPAGKGPRLLEGMVLAVEPMVNAGKYHVKTLADDWTIVTIDGKKSAHYEHTIAITEDEPLILSAL is encoded by the coding sequence ATGATTACATTAAAATCTAAAAAAGAAATAGAACTTATGAGAGAGGCGGGCAAAATTGTCGCTGAAACTCATGAGATATTGAAATCAGCTGTTATTCCGGGAATATCTACACTAGAGTTAGATAAAATAGCTGAAGAGAATATAAGAAAATATAATGCAATTCCATCTTTTAAAGGTTATGGAGGTTTCCCAGGATCTATATGTGCTTCTATAAATGAAGAGGTAGTTCATGGTATACCAAATGCTAACAGAATTTTAAAAGAAGGCGACATTATAAGTTTAGATGTAGGTGCCTATTATAAAGGATATCATTCAGACTCTGCGAAAACTCATGGGGTAGGAATAATATCTGAAGAAGATAGGAAATTAATAGAAGTAACAAAAGAAAGCTTCTATGAAGGTTTAAAATTTGCTAAACTAGGATATAGATTATCTGATATCTCACACGCAGTACAAGCACACGTTGAAAAACATGGTTTTTCAGTAGTTAGAGATTTAGTTGGTCATGGAGTTGGAACTGAACTTCATGAAGATCCTCAAATACCTAACTATGGTCCAGCAGGTAAAGGTCCAAGACTTTTAGAAGGAATGGTCTTAGCTGTAGAGCCAATGGTTAACGCTGGTAAATATCACGTTAAAACATTAGCAGATGACTGGACAATTGTCACAATAGATGGCAAAAAATCAGCTCATTATGAGCATACAATAGCAATCACTGAAGATGAGCCGCTGATATTATCAGCACTTTAA
- a CDS encoding KOW domain-containing RNA-binding protein produces the protein MLLNKLSIGQVVKALSGREQGRLFFIVEVVDHEYVLISDGKTRKLGKPKLKKVKHLKIYDFISEEAKQMIISKQNNTDAFLRAQLTKLDQRI, from the coding sequence ATGCTATTAAATAAGCTAAGTATAGGTCAAGTTGTAAAAGCTTTATCAGGTAGAGAACAAGGAAGACTATTTTTTATAGTAGAAGTAGTTGACCATGAATATGTTTTAATATCTGATGGTAAGACAAGAAAACTTGGTAAGCCTAAGCTAAAAAAAGTTAAGCACTTAAAGATATATGACTTTATTAGCGAAGAAGCAAAACAAATGATTATATCTAAGCAGAATAATACAGATGCTTTTTTAAGAGCTCAACTTACTAAGTTAGATCAAAGGATTTAA
- the infA gene encoding translation initiation factor IF-1 yields the protein MAKKDVIELEGTVTENLPNAMFKVKLENGHEVLCHLSGKLRMNFIRILEGDKVNVELSPYDLTRGRITWRKK from the coding sequence ATGGCCAAAAAAGATGTTATAGAACTAGAAGGTACAGTTACAGAAAACTTACCTAATGCTATGTTTAAAGTAAAATTAGAAAATGGACATGAAGTATTATGTCACTTATCTGGAAAGCTAAGAATGAACTTCATAAGAATCCTTGAAGGTGATAAGGTGAATGTTGAGCTTTCTCCATATGACCTTACAAGAGGAAGAATCACTTGGCGTAAGAAGTAG
- the rpmJ gene encoding 50S ribosomal protein L36, with protein MKVRPSVKPICEKCKVIKRKGKVMVICENPKHKQKQG; from the coding sequence ATGAAAGTAAGACCATCAGTAAAACCAATATGCGAAAAGTGCAAGGTTATAAAAAGAAAAGGTAAAGTAATGGTTATCTGTGAAAATCCAAAGCACAAGCAAAAGCAAGGATAA
- the rpsM gene encoding 30S ribosomal protein S13 gives MARIAGVDLPREKRAEIGLTYIYGIGKATANEILAKADIDPNVRIKDLSEEQVNELRKIIDNDFLVEGDLRREIALNIKRLRDIKCYRGMRHAKGLPLRGQRTKTNARTRKGPRKTVSRKKKK, from the coding sequence ATGGCAAGAATAGCTGGGGTAGATTTACCTAGAGAAAAAAGAGCGGAAATAGGCTTAACTTATATATACGGTATAGGTAAGGCAACTGCTAACGAAATATTAGCTAAAGCTGACATAGATCCTAACGTAAGAATAAAAGACTTATCAGAAGAGCAAGTTAACGAATTAAGAAAGATAATAGATAATGATTTCTTAGTTGAAGGTGACTTAAGAAGAGAAATCGCTTTAAATATAAAGAGATTAAGAGATATAAAATGTTACAGAGGTATGAGACATGCTAAAGGTCTTCCACTAAGAGGACAAAGAACTAAGACTAACGCTAGAACTAGAAAAGGTCCTAGAAAAACTGTATCTCGTAAGAAGAAGAAGTAA
- the rpsK gene encoding 30S ribosomal protein S11 — MAKQKKVTRVRRKERKNIERGQAHIQSTFNNTIITLTDVHGNAISAASSGQLGFKGSRKATPFASQMAAETAAKAAMEHGLKTVEVFVKGPGSGREAAIRALQATGLEVTMIKDVTPIPHNGCRPPKRRRV; from the coding sequence ATGGCTAAGCAAAAGAAAGTTACACGTGTAAGAAGAAAAGAGCGTAAAAATATAGAACGTGGGCAAGCTCATATACAATCTACTTTCAACAATACAATAATAACTTTAACTGATGTTCATGGGAACGCTATATCAGCTGCATCTTCAGGACAATTAGGATTCAAAGGATCAAGAAAAGCGACTCCTTTCGCATCTCAAATGGCTGCTGAAACTGCTGCTAAAGCTGCAATGGAACACGGTTTAAAAACTGTTGAAGTATTCGTAAAGGGGCCAGGTTCAGGAAGAGAAGCTGCTATAAGAGCATTACAAGCTACTGGATTAGAAGTAACTATGATAAAGGACGTTACTCCAATCCCTCACAATGGATGTAGACCACCAAAGAGAAGAAGAGTGTAA
- the rpsD gene encoding 30S ribosomal protein S4: protein MARYTGASCRQCRREGMKLFLKGDRCYTDKCAIVKRNYAPGQHGQGRKKVSNYGLQLREKQKVKRIYGVLETQFRNLYERAEKMAGITGENLLSLLERRLDNVVYRMGLASSRKEARQLVGHGHFLLNGHKADIASITVKPGDVITVKERSKSSAKFKALVENNTRIAPKWLETNLDEMSAKVVANPSREDIDLEIAEHLIIELYSK from the coding sequence ATGGCAAGATACACAGGTGCATCATGCAGACAATGTCGTAGAGAAGGAATGAAATTATTCCTTAAAGGTGACAGATGTTATACTGATAAATGTGCTATAGTTAAGAGAAACTATGCTCCAGGACAACATGGACAAGGAAGAAAGAAAGTTTCTAACTATGGATTACAATTAAGAGAAAAGCAAAAAGTTAAGAGAATATACGGAGTTTTAGAAACTCAATTCAGAAACCTATACGAGCGTGCTGAAAAAATGGCTGGTATAACAGGGGAAAACTTATTAAGCTTATTAGAAAGAAGATTAGACAATGTTGTTTACAGAATGGGATTAGCTTCATCTAGAAAAGAAGCTAGACAATTAGTAGGACACGGTCACTTCTTATTAAACGGACACAAGGCTGATATAGCTTCTATAACAGTTAAGCCAGGTGACGTTATAACAGTTAAAGAAAGATCAAAATCATCTGCTAAATTCAAAGCTTTAGTAGAAAACAATACAAGAATAGCTCCTAAGTGGTTAGAAACTAACTTAGACGAAATGAGCGCTAAAGTTGTTGCTAACCCATCAAGAGAAGATATAGATCTTGAAATAGCAGAGCACTTAATAATAGAGCTTTACTCTAAGTAA
- a CDS encoding DNA-directed RNA polymerase subunit alpha has translation MIEIEKPKVDIIELSEDYRYGKFVIEPLERGYGITVGNALRRILLSSLPGVAVNAIKIDGVLHEFSTVAGVKEDVTEIILALKELSATIDGEGSRTLKIEAEGPCTITGADIICPSDVEVLSKDLKIATLDDNAKLNMEIMIDKGRGYVSAEENKTEHMPIGVLPVDSIYTPIEKVSYHVENTRVGQKSDYDKLTLEVWTNGSINPQEGISLAAKVLVEHLNLFIDLTEHVSNVEIMVEKEEDQKEKVLEMTIEELDLSVRSYNCLKRAGINTVEELANKSEDDMMKVRNLGKKSLEEVIQKLEELGLGLKPSEE, from the coding sequence ATGATAGAAATAGAAAAACCAAAAGTAGATATAATAGAGCTTAGCGAAGATTATAGATATGGAAAGTTTGTCATAGAGCCTCTTGAAAGAGGCTATGGCATAACTGTAGGTAATGCTTTAAGAAGAATATTATTATCATCTTTACCAGGTGTAGCAGTTAATGCTATAAAAATAGATGGAGTTCTTCATGAATTCTCAACTGTTGCTGGTGTTAAAGAAGATGTTACTGAAATAATATTAGCATTAAAAGAACTTTCAGCTACTATAGATGGTGAAGGAAGCAGAACTCTTAAAATAGAGGCTGAGGGTCCATGTACTATAACTGGTGCTGATATAATATGTCCTTCTGATGTTGAAGTATTAAGCAAAGATTTAAAAATAGCAACATTAGATGACAATGCTAAGTTAAATATGGAAATAATGATAGATAAAGGTAGAGGTTATGTTTCTGCTGAAGAAAACAAGACAGAGCATATGCCTATAGGAGTTTTACCTGTAGATTCAATCTATACTCCTATTGAAAAAGTGAGCTACCATGTTGAAAATACAAGAGTAGGTCAAAAGTCAGACTATGACAAATTAACACTAGAAGTTTGGACTAATGGAAGCATAAACCCTCAAGAGGGAATATCTCTTGCAGCTAAAGTTTTAGTTGAACATTTAAATCTATTCATAGACTTAACAGAGCATGTAAGCAATGTTGAGATAATGGTAGAAAAAGAAGAAGACCAAAAAGAAAAAGTTCTTGAAATGACTATAGAAGAATTAGATTTATCAGTTAGATCTTACAACTGTTTAAAGAGAGCGGGAATAAACACAGTTGAAGAATTAGCTAATAAGTCTGAGGACGATATGATGAAGGTTAGAAATCTAGGGAAAAAATCTTTAGAAGAAGTAATCCAAAAGTTAGAAGAACTTGGATTAGGTCTAAAACCAAGCGAAGAATAG
- the rplQ gene encoding 50S ribosomal protein L17, with amino-acid sequence MATYRKLGRETAHRNLMLRNLVTDLLRNGRIETTVTRAKETRRMAEKMITLAKRGDLHARRQVLAYVIDETVVNNLFTEIAPKYAERNGGYTRIIKKGPRRGDAAEMAFIELV; translated from the coding sequence ATGGCTACTTACCGTAAATTAGGACGTGAGACAGCTCACAGAAACCTTATGTTAAGAAACTTAGTAACTGATTTACTAAGAAATGGAAGAATAGAAACTACTGTTACTAGAGCTAAGGAAACTAGAAGAATGGCAGAAAAGATGATAACTCTTGCTAAAAGAGGAGATCTTCATGCTAGAAGACAAGTTTTAGCTTATGTTATAGATGAAACTGTAGTAAACAACTTATTCACTGAAATAGCTCCAAAATATGCTGAGAGAAACGGTGGATACACAAGAATAATAAAGAAGGGTCCAAGAAGAGGGGACGCTGCTGAAATGGCATTTATAGAATTAGTATAA